The following nucleotide sequence is from Saimiri boliviensis isolate mSaiBol1 chromosome 6, mSaiBol1.pri, whole genome shotgun sequence.
AAAGGCCCTCTAAGGAGCTCTGGTGACCCCAGGCTTGCCTTGCTGGGTTGTTGAGAGAGGAAAAATGAAGAACTTGGCAGTGCCACCAGGGCCTGGTGTTCAGCGGCCCTGGGAAGTGGCAGCCCCCTCCCTGTGCTGGGAGCCTGGCTGGCAGGGGAGCCTTGGCCTTCCTGGAGAAGGGGGAAGGTGAGCCAGGGCAGCAGCCGCACTTGGTCCCTCCTTATGGATCACTTGTTAGCGCAACCCTGGATCCTTTCTGGAGACTCTGCATCCTCAGCCCCAAAGAATGAGGCACCTTGGAGTCAGAGAACACCTGGTTCTGAAGTCGGGTGGGTGACTGAGATCTGCCTGCTCTGGACCAAAAGTTCCCCCATCTGAGCAATGGGTAGGAGGTAGGAGAGGGGTGGGCTTGTCAGTGCTCAGATGCCAGACAAGGGGAAGTGCCAGGTGCCCTGTGGCTCTGCACTGGCCGGGCACTCGGCATTCCGGAGCCCCTACACCCGGCTTCTGGGCACCACCTCACTTGTAGGACTTCTGCaaggggagaaaataaaattgcccTGCACCTGGCCCGAAGTGGACACAGACTAAATGGTAGCTGCTACTCTTCTGTCccctaaaaataaaggaaaagtctTTGGAGTGATAAGCCAAGTTCTATTTTCAGCTATGTGTGATCTCCTGGCTGTGTGCCCAGGTGGCAAGGCCTCtgtctcctcacctgtaaaacgGGAGTGTGGTGACGGCAGCCAGCTGCCGCCTCAGGATGCTGGGAGGCTGTGTCAAGGGGAGGGGCAGAGCCTGCACAAAAGGAGGGCAGAGCCTCCCACGGGTCCCCTCCCGACCCCAACCCTCAGGGCCACTCACCCAGCCCCAATAGCAGGAGCAGGAAGGAGGCCAGCACCACTCGGCGGTTCTTCTGGATCAAAGGGTGTTGGGTCCAGCTGAGTGGCGGGAGAGCAGGGTGGGTGtgaaggaggtggagggagggtgTGTAGGAGGCTTTGCGGGCAGAGCCAGGGCTGCCTGACTGGGTCTCCAGCGGGCAGGGCTCACCTGCAGCAAGTGTAGGAGCGCTGGGTGCCGCTGCTGATGGTGCTGAAGGACCACTGGGAGCTGCGGATGGAAGTCCGGCCGGAATCCCTGCAGGACAGGTGCccagggaggggcggggggcaAGGACAGGTGTCCCTTTGGGACAGGAGTCCTGATAAAGTGCAGGGTGTGGTACAGGGACTGGGGCTGGGCCCTAAGAGGCCCTGGTGGGTGAGGATGAGACTAGGGATGAGCTGCGGGTTTCTGCAGGACAGGAGACCTCTATGAAGGTGGGGGCCAGACCAGACTGGGGTTTCTGAAAGAGGTGAGTGTGGGTGGGCACTAGGGTAGAGTGGCCCTGCAGTGTAGGGGACCCTGCCAGGAGAGTGAGACTTAAGCTAGGAATCAATAGGACAGGATGGAAGAGAGTGAGTGAAGCCGGGTGGGTGACTGAGTAGGGTCTCTGAGGACAGGAGCCTGACGAGGTAGAGGGGTGGGTCCCCACCTGGCTCTAACCTGGTGCTGACTCCCCCATCCGGCTCCGGAGAGGCCTGGGCTCCGTCCTCATCGTTCTCCAGGTTCTGTGGCAGAACACAGGGTTCAGGGGGGTTGCTGGGCTGGGGCCCTTCCTCACCCTCCGGGGATGAGAGAAAAGCAGGTCTACATAACCGTTCGCCTGGACGCCTGGCAGCTGTTCACCTGGGCTTCCGCCGTCCCCGCAGAACGGGTTTGGTGATTCACAGAAACCGAAACTAGGTAGGAGGTGGGTGGATTCGGGGGCTTTGGGGAGCAGGAGCCTGCACGGGTCCCAGGGAAAGGAGAACTCCCGACTTTGGGAGTCAGGGTGGAACTCTCATTCAGTGGCCTAGAACGAGAGCTTGGGGATTGGGGTGCCAGGGAAGAGCAGGCCCAGGGTTCTCAGCTTCAAGGTACGGGGATCTGGTCCCTGTGTGTCTCCAAGAAAAGGAGCCTAGGGTTCGTGGAGGTTTTCTGGGAAAAATGGGAATTTCCGGTTTAGTGGGAGCCAAAGGGTGGGCAAGGACTGGTGATGTGACAGGGGCTTCAGCTCTTGCGGGTGGCGCCGGGATTGGGGCGAGGGCTTTCTGAACAGAGAAAGGTGTGCGGGTTCCCCTCAGCTTAGCCGGCCTGGGGCACAGAGGATGCTCCTGCGTGTGGCCAAGGTCTGGTTCAGATACAGAGGCGGTCCCCCAGCACAGTGGGGGCCAGGGGCGAGTACTGGGTGGGGACTCGGCTGGGTTCTCCAGCTGGAGCTGAGGGATGAGCTCCCGGGCCAGGGCTCCGGGCTCTTCCCGGCTGGCTGGGGCCGGGTATCGGTGCTGGGAGGGCTTGGGCAGGGCTCTGGATCAGGAGTCACGTCCGGGGGGCGGTCTCGCGCTCCAGCTGGGGACTCTGGGCAGATTCGACCCCAAGTTGAGGCCTTTGAGACCCGGCCTGGGGTCCTGTCCGGCCGGGGGCAAGCGGGTGAGGTGGGCCGGGCGGTTCACCTGGTAGCGCAGCCGGGACTGCTTGTCCTCGTCAGCCACCTCGAACCGGGCCCGGCGCTCGAAGTGCAGTGGCCCAAAGCGCGCGACCCCGCTGGGCTCCGCCCCAGGGCCCGCATCCTCCAGGGACAGCTCGAAGGCATCATCTATGCTGAATTGGGGCCGGGCGGCACTCATTACCCCGGCCCGCTCAGGCGCCCTGCGCCACCGCCATCTGCGCCGGCACGCCTAGCGTCGCCACGGCCCCGCCCCCGTAAGCCCCGCCCCCGAAGGTCTTGGCTCCGCCCCGCGCGCCGTCCCCATCCTGGTCCCCGTCTGCCCTCAGCAGGCCAGAGCTGCCGAGCGCCGAGCGGGCTGATGGGCTGGGGACTCTTCTAGACAGAGCGCGTCCGGCTCGTGACGCCGCTCAGCGGCCGCGGTGGCGAGCGACACATCGTCTCGCGCTCGGACACGCTCCCCGGGCCTGTAGGGGCTTccatgcctcaacctccaggtCTCGTACAGGGCCTTTTGCACCCCAACCTGTTCCTCGAGTGCCGAGGAGACTCCTGAGAACCGTTTCCCCACCTTACTCACCACGGCCCAGCACGGAAGGGGTGCTCTCCCCATttttgcagatgtggaaactgaggctcgaagAGCTTTTGTGGCTTACACTTCTTCAGTCCAATCCCCACGCAGCAGCCAAAGTGaccttttaaaacaaatctttttctctgtgtgtgttattcttttttttttttttttttttgagacggagtttcactcttgttacccaggctggagtgcaatggcgcgatctcggcccaccgcaacctccgcctcctgggttcaggcaattctcctgcctcagcctcctgagtagctgggattacaggcacgtgccaccatgcccatgcccagctaatgttttgtatttttagtagagacagggtttcaccatgttgaccaggatagtctcgatctcttgaccttgtgatccacccgcctcggcctcccaaagtgctgggattacaggcctgagccaccgcgcccggcctgtgtgtGTTATTCTTAAATAAAACCCGTTTTAAGAATTTTGCtgcttggccgggtgtggtggctcaggcctgtaatcccagcactttgggaggctgaggcgggcagatcatctg
It contains:
- the TMEM134 gene encoding transmembrane protein 134 isoform X3 → MSAARPQFSIDDAFELSLEDAGPGAEPSGVARFGPLHFERRARFEVADEDKQSRLRYQNLENDEDGAQASPEPDGGVSTRDSGRTSIRSSQWSFSTISSGTQRSYTCCSWTQHPLIQKNRRVVLASFLLLLLGLVLILVGVGLEATPSPGVSSAIFFVPGFLLLVPGVYHVIFIYCAVRGHRGFQFFYLPYFEK
- the TMEM134 gene encoding transmembrane protein 134 isoform X2; its protein translation is MSAARPQFSIDDAFELSLEDAGPGAEPSGVARFGPLHFERRARFEVADEDKQSRLRYQNLENDEDGAQASPEPDGGVSTRDSGRTSIRSSQWSFSTISSGTQRSYTCCSWTQHPLIQKNRRVVLASFLLLLLGLGVSSAIFFVPGFLLLVPGGATGASSSSTCHTSRSDCGAAWAPPVHGGAPGTRALFRSPHLKGRGSPGP
- the TMEM134 gene encoding transmembrane protein 134 isoform X4, with the translated sequence MSAARPQFSIDDAFELSLEDAGPGAEPSGVARFGPLHFERRARFEVADEDKQSRLRYQNLENDEDGAQASPEPDGGVSTRDSGRTSIRSSQWSFSTISSGTQRSYTCCSWTQHPLIQKNRRVVLASFLLLLLGLGVSSAIFFVPGFLLLVPGVYHVIFIYCAVRGHRGFQFFYLPYFEK
- the TMEM134 gene encoding transmembrane protein 134 isoform X1, yielding MSAARPQFSIDDAFELSLEDAGPGAEPSGVARFGPLHFERRARFEVADEDKQSRLRYQNLENDEDGAQASPEPDGGVSTRDSGRTSIRSSQWSFSTISSGTQRSYTCCSWTQHPLIQKNRRVVLASFLLLLLGLVLILVGVGLEATPSPGVSSAIFFVPGFLLLVPGGATGASSSSTCHTSRSDCGAAWAPPVHGGAPGTRALFRSPHLKGRGSPGP